One stretch of Janibacter limosus DNA includes these proteins:
- a CDS encoding AMP-binding protein, translating into MTPDAVAVQESTRTLAYAQLWDHAGRVAENLLTHHDVHPGETICVALEPSIDAITVMLGVLRAGAVIAAVDPRWPQPRRDLIRVELGVTVSVGTGGGDIRPQDLLSPPPRPHEQALPVVDAGSIATIFFTSGTSAAPKMVASPHQALTRLIGPGRTLLTEPGHVMLHASRPGWDVHSLETWGTLSGGGTVHVLAGGVFPDSVISAVDAGVDHAWITSSLLNLLIDEDIDCLAGLRTIFTGGEKLSAPHVAKFLERHPHTTLINGYGPVESCVFATTHTVTSADLDDIPIGRPVSGTTIALVTQGDVPADLLGGQPGDTGEIWLGGTGLATGYVNAPDSDDRFVTAGPEGQRWYRTGDQAWLAPDGSYRFRGRLDRQVKIRGARVQPEELEAQATSILGVSCRAEPVPGRWSGYDRLALFIGPGITTSPTEVRQALASALPKHLVPDVVVCVPTLPVTANGKVDSHTLLEALASSGEAQPCRS; encoded by the coding sequence ATGACACCCGACGCCGTCGCCGTCCAGGAGTCAACACGCACCCTCGCCTACGCTCAGTTGTGGGATCACGCAGGGCGGGTCGCTGAAAACCTGCTCACCCACCACGACGTCCACCCAGGCGAGACCATTTGTGTCGCCTTGGAGCCGAGCATCGACGCGATCACCGTCATGCTCGGCGTGTTGCGTGCCGGTGCCGTGATCGCGGCGGTGGACCCTCGTTGGCCTCAGCCACGTCGCGATCTGATCCGCGTCGAGCTCGGCGTCACCGTCAGCGTCGGTACCGGTGGGGGGGACATCCGTCCACAAGATCTGCTGTCGCCGCCGCCGCGTCCGCATGAGCAGGCTCTTCCGGTCGTGGACGCAGGATCGATTGCCACGATTTTTTTTACATCGGGCACGTCGGCCGCGCCCAAGATGGTTGCCTCACCACACCAAGCATTGACTCGCCTCATCGGCCCGGGACGAACCCTGTTGACCGAACCGGGTCACGTGATGCTGCATGCGTCGCGACCCGGATGGGACGTGCATTCCCTAGAAACCTGGGGCACTCTCAGCGGTGGAGGAACTGTCCACGTGTTGGCGGGCGGGGTGTTTCCTGATTCGGTGATCAGTGCCGTAGATGCGGGCGTGGACCACGCGTGGATCACGTCCTCACTGCTCAACCTACTGATTGACGAGGACATCGACTGCCTCGCTGGGTTGCGCACCATCTTTACCGGCGGCGAGAAGCTCTCCGCGCCGCACGTCGCCAAGTTCCTTGAGCGCCACCCTCACACGACCTTGATCAATGGATACGGCCCGGTCGAGAGCTGCGTGTTTGCCACTACTCATACGGTCACCTCAGCCGACCTCGATGACATTCCGATCGGACGTCCGGTCAGCGGCACCACGATTGCGCTGGTGACGCAGGGCGACGTTCCTGCTGACCTGCTAGGGGGTCAACCAGGCGATACGGGTGAAATCTGGCTCGGTGGCACCGGCCTGGCCACGGGATACGTCAACGCTCCGGACTCGGACGACCGGTTTGTTACCGCCGGACCCGAAGGGCAACGCTGGTACCGCACCGGTGACCAAGCATGGCTCGCCCCCGATGGCTCGTACCGGTTCCGGGGCCGCCTGGACCGTCAAGTGAAGATCCGCGGCGCACGGGTCCAACCCGAAGAACTGGAGGCACAGGCCACCTCCATACTCGGAGTCAGCTGCCGGGCAGAACCCGTCCCCGGACGCTGGAGTGGCTACGACCGCCTGGCCCTGTTCATTGGTCCCGGTATCACTACATCGCCGACCGAAGTGCGTCAAGCATTGGCCTCGGCCCTGCCCAAGCACCTCGTTCCCGATGTCGTCGTCTGTGTGCCCACGCTGCCGGTGACGGCCAACGGAAAAGTCGACTCACACACCCTTCTCGAGGCCCTCGCGTCGAGTGGAGAGGCCCAACCATGCCGGTCATAG
- a CDS encoding class I SAM-dependent methyltransferase, whose amino-acid sequence MTLTGAEHVLDAGAGTGRDTAALLERLPRGRVTAVDASDRMLEVLQEKINDPRLDSYKHDLTQPLHLPSLVDACISIATFHWIADHEVLFANIADAMRPGGQFVAECGGSGNVARVDAAVAATLGDRQDGAVWHFADEGDTRSRLEAAGFTDIQVRLRPDPAKLEEGEQFEAFLATVILGGHLLKLDESEHEGFVKEVAARIGEPVVDYVRLEFNARKA is encoded by the coding sequence GTGACCCTGACGGGTGCCGAGCATGTCCTGGACGCAGGCGCAGGAACCGGCCGCGACACGGCCGCGCTGTTGGAGCGGCTGCCCCGCGGTCGAGTCACCGCCGTCGACGCTTCCGACCGGATGCTCGAGGTCCTCCAGGAAAAGATCAACGACCCTCGTCTGGACTCCTACAAGCACGACCTGACCCAGCCCCTCCACCTGCCATCCCTCGTGGACGCCTGCATCAGCATCGCGACCTTCCACTGGATCGCCGATCACGAGGTCCTCTTCGCCAACATTGCCGATGCCATGCGCCCTGGCGGACAGTTCGTCGCCGAGTGCGGAGGTTCCGGCAATGTGGCGAGGGTCGACGCTGCGGTAGCGGCGACCTTGGGAGACCGTCAAGATGGCGCCGTCTGGCACTTCGCTGACGAAGGGGACACCCGCTCGCGCCTCGAGGCCGCCGGATTCACCGACATCCAGGTGCGTTTGCGACCCGACCCGGCCAAGCTGGAGGAGGGCGAGCAATTTGAGGCCTTCCTGGCCACGGTCATCCTGGGCGGGCACCTGCTCAAGCTTGACGAATCCGAGCACGAAGGATTCGTCAAGGAGGTCGCGGCCCGCATCGGCGAGCCCGTGGTGGATTATGTTCGCCTGGAGTTCAACGCCCGCAAGGCCTGA
- a CDS encoding PLP-dependent transferase, with amino-acid sequence MSAPATTAQATSPGDGGDGTLMVGVTVTEALALSALAMSNRGGRVVVSASIAGASDLADYLLRHDRPTSMVDATNLEDVGGQVDELTQVVVLDSITDQGALVDIAAFAELCHSHDLVLVIDNSRLSSRVLEATDLGATLSVSARGDGTQPLTEIEGTTFATSLLLRLAHQAQLDVAINAARADWSQGTPVDLDAIASLPDVAKVSPLDWSESYWASEIHSNLDDLAVVTLRSERVLPAATSDVRGLTQLTPTTVLLHRSWIGAEWPAAAIATLASTERTPGQQRISARIQDFDTDRDLPVENSRRHARELVDAQPWACMWTSRLEVTGQGDEVTARTLPSIWASTRIVRPFAIPASSRDAVTGHTDLVTRALQAEVILSDRDRPGVVSATVTAGLPLRVSMVGATGATELQLPILPAQDRAALVAAQLSATVLSHQPLDGGLVIDQPWQEGGLDRGPDPGELLLLSLGLDLGRALASVTDDPWSILIEARRDLRTDAQSCALSNAVAYLSLDDHDVVDPDRVARACFTAPTYQLLATS; translated from the coding sequence GTGAGCGCGCCGGCCACGACCGCCCAGGCGACGTCGCCCGGTGACGGTGGCGACGGGACCCTGATGGTGGGAGTGACCGTCACCGAAGCGTTGGCATTGTCGGCTCTTGCGATGTCGAATCGAGGGGGCCGGGTGGTGGTGTCCGCCTCCATCGCGGGTGCGAGCGACCTCGCCGACTACTTGCTTCGGCACGATCGCCCGACGTCGATGGTGGACGCGACGAACTTGGAAGATGTCGGTGGCCAGGTCGATGAGTTGACGCAGGTCGTCGTGCTCGACTCGATCACCGATCAGGGCGCGCTCGTGGACATCGCGGCCTTCGCTGAACTGTGCCACTCTCACGACCTGGTCCTGGTCATCGACAACAGCCGACTGTCCTCTCGGGTCCTTGAGGCAACCGACCTGGGCGCCACCTTGAGCGTCTCTGCACGAGGCGATGGCACCCAACCCTTGACAGAGATCGAGGGCACCACGTTCGCGACCTCGCTGTTGCTCCGGCTGGCACATCAAGCCCAGCTGGATGTAGCCATCAATGCGGCCCGCGCCGACTGGTCACAGGGCACCCCAGTGGACCTTGACGCGATCGCCTCCCTGCCCGACGTGGCAAAGGTCAGCCCACTGGACTGGTCTGAGTCCTACTGGGCGAGTGAAATCCACTCGAACCTCGACGACCTGGCCGTGGTCACCCTTCGCTCAGAGCGCGTCCTGCCAGCGGCCACGAGTGACGTGCGGGGACTGACGCAACTGACGCCAACGACGGTGCTGCTCCATCGCTCGTGGATTGGTGCTGAGTGGCCCGCAGCCGCGATCGCGACCCTGGCCTCAACCGAGCGAACGCCCGGGCAGCAGCGGATCAGCGCCCGCATTCAGGACTTCGATACCGACCGTGATCTCCCCGTCGAGAACTCTCGCCGCCATGCCCGTGAGTTGGTCGACGCCCAGCCATGGGCCTGCATGTGGACCTCCCGGCTCGAGGTCACGGGGCAGGGCGACGAGGTCACCGCCAGGACCCTGCCCTCGATCTGGGCGTCGACCCGGATTGTGCGGCCCTTCGCGATCCCCGCATCGAGCCGTGATGCTGTCACAGGCCACACGGACCTGGTGACGCGTGCCCTGCAGGCCGAAGTCATCCTCTCGGACCGTGACAGGCCCGGCGTTGTCTCCGCAACGGTGACCGCGGGGCTGCCACTGCGGGTCAGCATGGTCGGGGCGACTGGAGCCACAGAGTTGCAACTGCCGATCCTGCCCGCGCAGGACCGCGCCGCACTGGTCGCGGCCCAGCTGAGCGCAACGGTCTTGTCGCATCAGCCTCTCGACGGTGGACTGGTGATTGATCAGCCATGGCAAGAAGGCGGACTGGACCGGGGGCCCGACCCCGGAGAATTGCTCCTGCTCTCCCTCGGATTGGATCTCGGCCGAGCGCTTGCCTCCGTAACCGACGATCCGTGGAGCATTCTGATCGAGGCTCGGCGCGACCTGCGCACGGACGCCCAGTCGTGCGCATTGAGCAATGCGGTGGCCTACCTCAGTCTTGACGACCACGACGTGGTCGATCCCGACAGGGTGGCTCGCGCATGCTTCACTGCCCCCACTTATCAGCTACTCGCCACGTCTTGA
- a CDS encoding radical SAM protein produces the protein MIASDISEPDVELNLGALLEANKHLQVDRDEYNINVTSNSGEGVSVEECKRAIANFDGAGKRAHLYFHLPLCNYICHFCNYVKRLIPRGKEDASLLLWQDLLIEESRRQLKNAPWMADAKIGSFYIGGGTAALMLNSTQTIAPLVDWVRSEYSIQPDVEFNIEGNPENFTKENLERALDLGFNRFSLGVQSLQDEVNDFTKRRHTAAQSLEAIENLKATGMPFNVDMMFGLPYQTPESVRRDFEILTDLDIPTITIYRLRNADRQDMGIGNRAVWNNPSVRERLIQEGRFPSLNQTYDMREVAVGELLGDGYSPSPCGWWSRPETYEGGNIPRTSKDKWEHYDTMLAVGPGAYGWLTGGGEEFLQTHNMIDIGKYANFMQKEEGLPLAPGRRLEGHQAIGTALGFNFKANQPIRLARYKEQFGADLVSMEPFASSFADLLERGLVTQTDNGDAFIPTLNGEALHEEIIEHYFHQRIGLSDAPVCRR, from the coding sequence ATGATTGCATCGGACATTTCAGAACCAGACGTTGAGCTGAACCTTGGCGCCTTGCTGGAGGCCAATAAGCACCTTCAGGTCGACCGAGACGAATACAACATCAATGTCACATCAAACAGTGGCGAGGGAGTGAGTGTCGAAGAGTGCAAGCGGGCCATCGCGAACTTCGATGGGGCAGGCAAGCGCGCTCATCTGTACTTTCATCTGCCCCTGTGCAATTACATCTGCCACTTCTGCAACTACGTCAAGCGCCTGATCCCTCGAGGTAAGGAAGACGCTTCCCTCCTGTTGTGGCAGGACCTCCTCATCGAAGAGTCGCGCCGGCAGCTCAAAAATGCCCCGTGGATGGCTGATGCCAAAATCGGCTCGTTCTACATCGGTGGCGGAACTGCTGCTCTGATGCTGAACAGCACTCAAACCATCGCGCCCTTGGTCGACTGGGTCCGCAGCGAGTACTCCATCCAGCCAGATGTCGAGTTCAACATCGAGGGAAATCCAGAAAACTTCACGAAGGAAAATCTGGAACGTGCGCTGGACCTTGGATTTAATCGGTTCAGCCTAGGCGTTCAGAGCCTCCAGGACGAGGTCAACGACTTCACGAAGCGCCGCCACACGGCCGCGCAATCTTTGGAAGCCATCGAGAATCTCAAGGCAACTGGGATGCCGTTCAACGTTGACATGATGTTTGGCCTGCCCTATCAAACCCCTGAGAGCGTGAGGCGTGACTTCGAGATCCTCACGGATCTCGACATTCCGACCATCACGATTTACCGTCTTCGCAATGCCGACCGACAAGACATGGGTATTGGTAATCGCGCGGTCTGGAACAATCCCAGCGTTCGAGAGCGACTCATTCAAGAGGGCCGTTTCCCATCGTTGAATCAAACCTACGACATGCGCGAAGTGGCGGTGGGTGAACTTCTCGGCGACGGGTACTCTCCGAGCCCGTGCGGATGGTGGTCCCGACCCGAAACCTACGAAGGCGGAAATATCCCACGCACCTCCAAGGACAAATGGGAGCACTATGACACGATGCTTGCCGTTGGTCCGGGCGCTTACGGGTGGCTCACCGGCGGCGGAGAAGAGTTCCTCCAGACCCACAACATGATTGATATCGGGAAGTACGCCAACTTCATGCAGAAGGAGGAAGGTCTCCCTCTGGCCCCTGGCCGGCGCTTGGAGGGACATCAGGCGATTGGCACGGCACTGGGATTCAACTTCAAGGCCAACCAGCCGATCCGTCTGGCACGCTACAAGGAGCAGTTTGGCGCGGACCTCGTCTCGATGGAGCCCTTCGCGTCCTCCTTCGCGGACCTTCTCGAGCGTGGCCTGGTGACTCAGACGGACAACGGTGACGCCTTCATCCCGACGCTCAATGGGGAGGCGCTGCACGAGGAGATCATCGAGCACTATTTCCACCAGCGCATCGGCCTGTCCGATGCCCCGGTGTGCCGTCGGTGA
- a CDS encoding 4'-phosphopantetheinyl transferase family protein, which translates to MAPATHWRGLGIDCEPARPLPTELIGAILTARERFTVAQLRESEERPWERIIFSAKESLFKTWFPLRRTWLGFDEAEVALQPDGTFQAEILVLDTGPHPRTVFGRWRIDRGLIVTGLALPAP; encoded by the coding sequence GTGGCGCCCGCGACACACTGGCGCGGCCTGGGCATCGACTGCGAACCCGCCCGACCGCTACCTACTGAACTCATCGGCGCCATCCTGACGGCACGCGAGAGGTTCACCGTGGCACAACTCAGAGAATCTGAAGAGCGCCCTTGGGAGCGCATCATTTTCAGCGCCAAGGAGTCGCTTTTCAAGACATGGTTTCCGCTGCGCCGCACCTGGCTTGGCTTTGATGAGGCCGAGGTTGCCCTTCAGCCGGATGGCACCTTCCAAGCTGAGATCCTCGTCCTTGACACCGGTCCCCACCCTCGGACGGTGTTCGGTCGATGGAGGATCGACAGGGGTCTCATCGTCACCGGGCTCGCCCTGCCCGCACCCTGA
- a CDS encoding NYN domain-containing protein, with protein sequence MAERSTYLLVDGENIDATLGVSVLGRRPEPQERPRWNTLLDYTEAAWGQPVKGLFFLAVAGELPASFVQALLAMGYRPVPLRGEGKVVDIAIQRTAEALIERDADVMLVSHDNDFTPQMEALAKDDDRRVGIVGFSEFMATGLKHVPGVEFFDLEYDVSAFKSRLPRVRVIEIDEFDPLEFI encoded by the coding sequence ATGGCTGAGCGCAGCACCTACCTCCTCGTCGACGGGGAAAACATCGACGCCACCCTGGGGGTCTCGGTCCTCGGACGTCGCCCCGAGCCGCAGGAGCGGCCGCGGTGGAACACGCTGCTCGACTACACCGAGGCAGCGTGGGGCCAGCCGGTCAAGGGCCTGTTCTTCCTCGCCGTCGCCGGTGAGCTGCCCGCGTCCTTCGTCCAGGCGCTGCTCGCGATGGGCTACCGCCCCGTGCCACTGCGCGGCGAGGGCAAGGTCGTCGACATCGCGATCCAGCGCACGGCCGAGGCGCTCATCGAGCGGGACGCCGACGTCATGCTCGTCAGCCACGACAACGACTTCACGCCCCAGATGGAGGCGTTGGCCAAGGACGACGACCGTCGCGTCGGGATCGTCGGCTTCAGCGAGTTCATGGCCACCGGGCTCAAGCACGTCCCGGGCGTGGAGTTCTTCGACCTCGAGTACGACGTCTCGGCCTTCAAGAGCCGCCTGCCGCGCGTCCGCGTGATCGAGATCGACGAGTTCGACCCGCTCGAGTTCATCTGA